The following nucleotide sequence is from Pseudobutyrivibrio ruminis HUN009.
GAACATCAGGTGCTAAATATATAGTAGTCTCAACTGAATATTTGTATGCATCATGATGGCGAACCCTGCCACCGTAAGCCATACCAATCACCTTGCCATCGGAATCACAAGCAACGATATATGGATAATCCTTCTTTGTTTCGATAATAGACTGCTGGTAGTCCTCAACAGAACCATTTACTTCTGTGAAAGTAACAAAGGTATTTTTAACATAGTATCCATAAATGTCACAAATTGCAGCGGCATCGGTAATTTCAGCCTCTCTGATATAAAATTCCATTGCATGTCCTCCTAAATAAGCCGGTAAAAAAATCATAACAAAGGCATACTAATAATTCAATATTTTTCCTTTACAAATA
It contains:
- a CDS encoding GNAT family N-acetyltransferase, producing MEFYIREAEITDAAAICDIYGYYVKNTFVTFTEVNGSVEDYQQSIIETKKDYPYIVACDSDGKVIGMAYGGRVRHHDAYKYSVETTIYLAPDVPRNSGIGKALYDELQKRLSEMGYKFMYGVITDDNEPSIKFHQALGFEEVGHFTDIGYKFGEWKGIVWYRKQIGDLNDMPR